The DNA segment CAGTGATGCCGCCTTTAAACACAGCCGATGCGCCAGGTATGGATGTCATTAAATGTGACAAATAGCCGCCCGAGCAACTTTCAGCAAAAGCAATGGTGGCATTTTTTTGTATTAGAATGTTCATTAACGCAGTCTGTGGCAACTCATCGTCATAGCCAAAAATATGTTCGCCAATTATTGGATAAAGTGCTGATACGGCTTTATCAATTGCCGCATCAATGGCTGATGCATCTTTGCCCC comes from the Desulfonatronum sp. SC1 genome and includes:
- a CDS encoding CinA family protein; the encoded protein is HKTVHVFNIPEAVLAEMLAQWEDAIPDFLKVAYLPSPGKLRLRLSGRGKDASAIDAAIDKAVSALYPIIGEHIFGYDDELPQTALMNILIQKNATIAFAESCSGGYLSHLMTSIPGASAVFKGGIT